A genomic window from Lotus japonicus ecotype B-129 chromosome 1, LjGifu_v1.2 includes:
- the LOC130730243 gene encoding splicing factor U2af small subunit B-like → MAEHLASIFGTEKDRVNCPFYFKIGACRHGDRCSRLHTKPTISPTLVLSNMYQRPDMNLNIITQPNQPQHQPQPLDPDKLQDHFDDFYEDLFQELSKYGQIQSLNICDNLADHMVGNVYVQYKEEDHAANALMNLTGRFYSGRPIIADFSPVTDFREATCRQYEENVCNRGGYCNFMHLKKISRDLRRRLFGRNKRWNDRRGSRSRSRSRSPPRNRNYEERPQFGGRGGSGRRDFDRSHGRHGRKPRSRSPPRFRGKRSRSPAGRDRSPVRESSAERRAKIEQWNREKEQDDTGPKNNTSDDYDELAQNGSDSGNHQI, encoded by the exons ATGGCGGAGCACTTGGCATCGATCTTCGGAACAGAGAAAGACAGAGTGAACTGCCCATTCTACTTCAAGATCGGAGCCTGCAGACACGGCGACCGTTGTTCTCGCCTTCACACCAAGCCTACCATCTCCCCCACCCTCGTCCTCTCCAACATGTACCAGAGGCCTGACATGAATCTCAACATCATCACGCAGCCGAATCAGCCGCAGCATCAGCCTCAGCCTCTTGACCCTGACAAGCTTCAGGATCATTTTGATGATTTCTATGAAGATCTGTTTCAGGAGCTTAGCAAGTATGGCCAGATCCAGAGCTTGAATATTTGTGACAATTTGGCTGATCACATG GTTGGCAATGTATATGTTCAGTATAAAGAGGAAGATCATGCTGCTAATGCTCTGATGAATCTTACTGGAAGATTTTATTCAG GTCGACCCATCATTGCCGACTTTTCTCCTGTTACGGATTTTCGAGAAGCTACTTGTAGGCAGTATGAGGAAAATGTATGCAATCGAGGTGGCTACTGCAACTTCATGCACTTAAAGAAAATTAGCAG GGATCTGAGAAGGCGGCTCTTTGGAAGAAATAAGCGGTGGAATGATCGCAGGGGAAGTCGGAGCCGGAGCCGTAGTCGGAGCCCTCCGAGGAATCGGAACTATGAGGAGCGTCCACAGTTTGGTGGTCGTGGTGGTTCTGGTAGAAGAGATTTTGACAGGTCTCATGGCCGCCATGGTAGGAAGCCTAGAAGCCGTAGTCCTCCTCGATTTAGAGGAAAAAGAAGTAGAAGTCCTGCAGGCAGGGATAGGAGCCCCGTCAGAGAAAGTAGTGCAGAAAGGAGGGCTAAAATTGAGCAATGGAACAGGGAGAAGGAACAAGATGACACTGGTCCTAAGAACAATACTAGCGATGATTATGATGAACTTGCGCAAAATGGTAGTGATTCTGGTAACCATCAGATATAG